The Natronoarchaeum mannanilyticum nucleotide sequence CGAACCGCTGGCGCTTCGCGGAGTCCTGCAGGTCGATTCCTCTGATGATGTGGGTGATCCCGAGCAAGTGATCGTCGACGCCGCTCTGGAAGTCCAGCATCGGCCAGCAGCGGTACTCGGCGGCCTCTTCGCGCGGATGGGGCGTGTCGATCATCCGGAACGCCACCCAGTCGCGCAGCGCGGGGTTCTTGTGCTCGATGTCGGTCCGGACGCGCAGGACCATCTCGCCGCTCTCGTACTCGCCGTCGACCATCGCCTCGAACTCCTCGCGGGTGGTCTCGGCGTCCTTGTCGCGGTGAGGGCAGGCCTCGCCGGAGTTCTTCAGGTTCGAGAACTCCTCGCCCGAACAGGAGCAGGTGTACGCGCCGCCGGCCTCGATCAGCTCGCGGGCGTGCTCGTAGTACGTCTCGACGCGGTCGCTCGCGCGGTACACTTCGTCCGGCTCGAAGCCGAGGTACTCGATGGCGTCGAGGATCTCGTCGTAGGCGTCGAGATCGGGACGCTTCGTCTCGGGGTCGGTGTCGTCGAAGCGGACGCAGAACCAGCCATCGTACAGCTCCTTGTACGTCCCGATCACCGCGGGCATCCGGGCGTGGCCGAGGTGCCAGGGGCCGTTCGGGTTCGGCGCGACGCGCATCCGGACCTGGTCGTACTCGTCAGCGTTGGGGAGGTCCGGCAGGATCTCCTCTTCCTCATCGTCCTCGCTGTCGAGTTCTTCGAGTTCCTCGGGCGCGAGCTCGCCGAGGCGCTCGCGGCGCTCCTCGTGGTCCAGCCCGTTGATCTCGGCGATGACGCCGCCGGCGACGCCGGGGATCTCGTCGCCGTGCTCGCGGAACTCGGGGTTCTCGCCCATCAGCGGCCCCATGATCGCGCCGACGTCGGCGTCGCTCTCGTGCTTGACGGCGTTGATCAGCGCGTGCTTCTCGGCCTCGCGCTCGATTCGCTCTCGGAGGTCGTCGTTCATTACTCCCGAGTATCGGCCGGGGCGTCAAAACTGCGGTGGATTGGCGTCGAGGCTCGCAGGATCAGCGCGTCGAGATGGGCATCACGACCGCACGGTCATCGACTCCGAGGTCATCTGGTCGAATAGGCCCCACGCTCGCAGCGCGAGCCGGTGGAACCCGACCAGCGCCGTCACAGCCGCGAGGATGATCGCCCCGGTCCGCGGGCTCGGCAGGATGCCCAGCGAGACGATCAGCGTCGTCGCGCACGCCGGCGGGTGGTTCACGTCGGCAGCGAGCATCCCGACGCTCGTCGCGGCGACCGACAGCCCGCCGGCGACCGCCATGCGCAGCACGCTCGTCGAGAACGGCGCGAGCGTAACTGACAGCGAGACGCCGGGCGCGACGAGCCAGTGGGCCGCAAGTCCGGCGACGACGCCGACGGCGTGGCCGCCGATCACTCGGCGCGGCGCGACGACGGCGCCGGTCCGCGAGCGCGCCAGCAGGAACGCGGTGGGCCCGAGGCTCGGGAACACGAGCGGGCTGCCGGTCGCCCACGCGAACACGCCGAGCACGCCCACGAGAACGCCGGCGTACGCGCCCGTGAATCCGGTGTCGCGGAGCACGCGAACCACTTCTCGGCGGGCCTGAAAAGCCTCCCGCCTCGCGACGGCCGAACGGTCGCCTTAAGCCCGTGAGGGCGGTACGGAGCAGTAGTGACTGCATCGGAACGACACCGAGCGGCGCGGGCCGACACCGTCGTCGACCCGGACCCCGACGCGGCCGCCGAGCGGGTCGCCGACGGCATCGAGGAGGGGGCGCTGGTCACCGTGTTCGGGCGCTGCACGGTCGAGTACGACGGCCGGGCGTCGAGCACGCTCGGGCCGGGCGACCGCCACGTCATGCTCAAGCCCGACGGCTCGATCCTCGTCCACACCGACGAGGGCCAGCAACCCGTGAACTGGCAGCCGCCGGGCTGCACGCAGGACGCCGAACTGGCGGACGGCGACCTCAGAATCCGGAGCCACCGGTCGACGCCGGACGAGCGCCTGGACGTCCGGTTCGAGCGCGTGACGCAGGTCTCGGCGTTCGCCGTCGACGACGCGAGCGAACTGGCGATCACCGGCACCGAGGAAGATCTCCGCGAGCGAATCCTCGACGATCCCGATCTGCTCGAAGCCGACTTCACGCCGCTGGCGACCGAGCGCCAGACGAGCGCCGGCGCGGTCGACATCTACGGCGAGGATCACTCCGGACGAACGGTCGCCGTCGAGCTCAAGCGCAAGCGCGTCGGGCCGGACGCCGTCGGCCAGCTCCGGCGGTACGTCGACGCCCTCGAACGGGATCTCCACGACGACGCCGAGCTTCGGGGGATGCTCGTCGCGCCGTCGGTGACCGACCGAGCCAGAGAGCTGCTCGAACGGAACGGGCTGGAGTTCGTCTCGCTGACGCCGGAGACGGGCGAGTAGCGGTCGGCAGAAGTCAGTTCTCTAACTCGCGCTGGAGCTCGTCGAGCAGCTGCAGGGCCTCCAGCGGCGTCGTGTCGGCGAGGTTCGCGTCGCGGAGCTTCGCCGCGACGGAGTTCGGGACGCGGTCGCCGCCGTCGCCGACGGCCTGCCGGATCGCGGCGTCGCCCGTTCCCTCCGCGAACGGCGGTTCGTCGGGGGACGACGCGTTCGCCGCGTCGGCGTCCGACGGCGCCGCGGACGCGTCGGCATCCTCGTCGAGCAGCGTCCGCGCCCGCTCGACGACGGCGTCGGGCACGCCCGCCATCTTCGCGACCTCGACGCCGTAGGACGCCGTCGCCGGGCCGCGGCTGAGCTCGTGGTCGAAGGTCACGTCGTCGCCGTCGCGGCGGGCGGCGAAGTGGAGGTTCGCGACCCGGTCGAGGTCGTCGGCGATCTCGGTCAGATCGTGGTGGTGGGTCGCGAACAGCGTCGTCGCGCCGACCTCGTCGTGGACGTACTCGGTGACGGCCTGGGCGATGGCGAGCCCGTCGGCGGTGCTCGTGCCGCGACCGACCTCGTCGAGCAGCACGAGCGAGCGCTCGGTGGCGGCGTCGAGGATCTCGGCGAGTTCGGTCATCTCGACCATGAACGTCGACTTCCCGCTC carries:
- a CDS encoding glutamate--tRNA ligase codes for the protein MNDDLRERIEREAEKHALINAVKHESDADVGAIMGPLMGENPEFREHGDEIPGVAGGVIAEINGLDHEERRERLGELAPEELEELDSEDDEEEEILPDLPNADEYDQVRMRVAPNPNGPWHLGHARMPAVIGTYKELYDGWFCVRFDDTDPETKRPDLDAYDEILDAIEYLGFEPDEVYRASDRVETYYEHARELIEAGGAYTCSCSGEEFSNLKNSGEACPHRDKDAETTREEFEAMVDGEYESGEMVLRVRTDIEHKNPALRDWVAFRMIDTPHPREEAAEYRCWPMLDFQSGVDDHLLGITHIIRGIDLQDSAKRQRFVYDYFDWEYPEVIHWGHVQIDAYDVKMSTSTIKELIDDGELDGWDDPRAPTLASVSRRGIRGEAVTDAMVELGTSTSNVDLAMSSVYANNRDLVDDQADRYFFVREGTEVALTGDGPDAAEPPRHPDHEGRGTREIPVGGAVLVEPDDLPDREERVWLKGLGCVRYTRDAFQFTGDDIDAVREEGVDVIHWAPAEASVPVRLRTMEGDVEGAAEPEFADTDADEVVQFERIGFARVDRHDEESVAYYAHP
- a CDS encoding HPP family protein, which gives rise to MLRDTGFTGAYAGVLVGVLGVFAWATGSPLVFPSLGPTAFLLARSRTGAVVAPRRVIGGHAVGVVAGLAAHWLVAPGVSLSVTLAPFSTSVLRMAVAGGLSVAATSVGMLAADVNHPPACATTLIVSLGILPSPRTGAIILAAVTALVGFHRLALRAWGLFDQMTSESMTVRS
- the nucS gene encoding endonuclease NucS, whose amino-acid sequence is MTASERHRAARADTVVDPDPDAAAERVADGIEEGALVTVFGRCTVEYDGRASSTLGPGDRHVMLKPDGSILVHTDEGQQPVNWQPPGCTQDAELADGDLRIRSHRSTPDERLDVRFERVTQVSAFAVDDASELAITGTEEDLRERILDDPDLLEADFTPLATERQTSAGAVDIYGEDHSGRTVAVELKRKRVGPDAVGQLRRYVDALERDLHDDAELRGMLVAPSVTDRARELLERNGLEFVSLTPETGE